One Qiania dongpingensis genomic window carries:
- a CDS encoding LysR family transcriptional regulator, with amino-acid sequence MELRVLNYFLAIAREENITRAAQSLHVTQPVLSRQMMQLEEELGVKLFTRSNHRINLTEDGMLLKRRAQELVTLAEKTRREFIRNEKDLAGEITIGSGEFRSTRIFSQVMTSFQKKHPLVRFRIYSGNAENIGDYIERGLLDMGVMGEPVDIRKYDFATIPEKETWGILARTDSELAQKECITLEDLMDIPVITASRDFLNSFGNWFGDRYGQLQVVATGNLLYNEAMLVESGMGVVLCIQLNCTYENLRFIPLFPAVESRTVLAWKKDQIFSKATASFIEYARSCFKNISYNDI; translated from the coding sequence ATGGAGCTACGGGTTTTGAATTATTTCCTGGCCATTGCCAGAGAAGAAAATATCACAAGGGCAGCGCAGTCGCTTCATGTCACGCAGCCCGTTCTCTCCCGGCAGATGATGCAGCTGGAAGAGGAACTGGGAGTGAAGCTGTTTACCAGAAGCAATCACAGAATCAATCTCACCGAAGATGGTATGCTTCTGAAACGCAGGGCACAGGAACTGGTCACCCTTGCGGAGAAAACAAGGCGGGAGTTTATCCGCAATGAGAAGGATCTAGCCGGTGAAATTACGATAGGCAGCGGAGAATTCCGAAGTACGCGGATCTTCTCACAGGTGATGACTTCCTTCCAGAAAAAGCATCCATTGGTCCGGTTTCGGATTTACAGTGGAAATGCAGAGAACATAGGCGACTACATTGAACGGGGCCTTTTGGATATGGGCGTCATGGGGGAACCGGTGGATATCCGTAAGTATGATTTTGCCACTATTCCGGAGAAAGAAACCTGGGGGATCCTGGCACGGACCGATTCGGAACTGGCCCAAAAAGAGTGCATCACTTTGGAGGATTTGATGGATATTCCTGTAATCACAGCGTCACGGGATTTCCTGAATAGTTTTGGAAACTGGTTTGGAGACCGCTATGGTCAGCTGCAGGTTGTTGCAACCGGTAATCTATTGTACAACGAGGCGATGTTGGTGGAGAGCGGCATGGGCGTGGTTCTCTGCATCCAGCTGAACTGCACCTATGAAAATCTCCGGTTTATCCCCCTGTTTCCTGCGGTGGAATCCCGCACGGTGCTGGCGTGGAAGAAAGACCAGATATTCTCCAAAGCAACTGCATCATTTATTGAATATGCGAGATCATGCTTTAAGAACATATCTTACAATGATATATAG
- a CDS encoding aldo/keto reductase: MVNYVKLNNGIEIPLEGFGVFQVTDPAVCEQTVLDAIETGYRLLDTASSYQNEEAVGRAIQKSFVLRKELFITTKAYIQQMGYEKTMQAFEESLQKLGLEYLDLYLIHMPFGDYYGSWRAMEELYKEGKIRAIGVCNFMPDRLLDLCYNAEVIPQVNQIERHPHYQRAEDMQIMKELGVQPQAWAPFAEGLRGMFTEPVLMKIAEKHGKTPAQVILRWNVQQNVIVIPKSVHRERMAENLDIWDFELDAEDLEKIGGLDMETPSMLDTRKISEVKRVYGYLNNPVLTSL; this comes from the coding sequence ATGGTGAATTATGTGAAATTGAATAATGGAATAGAAATTCCGCTGGAGGGCTTTGGTGTATTTCAGGTGACAGATCCCGCTGTCTGTGAACAGACGGTATTAGATGCTATTGAAACGGGATACCGGTTACTTGACACGGCAAGCTCTTACCAGAATGAGGAAGCGGTAGGTCGGGCAATCCAGAAATCCTTTGTCCTCCGGAAGGAGCTGTTTATCACAACAAAGGCTTACATCCAGCAGATGGGATATGAAAAAACCATGCAGGCTTTTGAAGAATCGCTGCAAAAACTGGGACTTGAGTATCTGGATTTATATCTGATCCATATGCCCTTTGGGGATTACTACGGTTCCTGGAGAGCCATGGAGGAATTATATAAGGAAGGGAAAATCAGAGCGATTGGCGTCTGTAATTTTATGCCAGACCGCCTGCTGGATCTATGTTACAATGCGGAGGTTATTCCTCAGGTGAACCAAATCGAGCGCCACCCTCACTATCAGCGAGCAGAAGATATGCAGATCATGAAGGAGCTTGGGGTACAGCCTCAGGCATGGGCGCCTTTTGCAGAGGGTCTGAGAGGGATGTTCACGGAACCGGTGTTAATGAAAATTGCAGAAAAGCACGGCAAAACACCGGCACAAGTAATTTTGCGCTGGAATGTACAGCAGAATGTGATTGTCATCCCAAAATCCGTTCACAGAGAACGCATGGCAGAGAATCTGGATATCTGGGATTTTGAACTGGATGCAGAGGATTTAGAAAAAATCGGCGGCCTTGATATGGAAACTCCTTCGATGCTGGATACCAGAAAGATCAGCGAAGTGAAACGGGTATATGGTTACCTCAACAACCCGGTATTGACCAGCTTATGA
- a CDS encoding formylglycine-generating enzyme family protein, whose amino-acid sequence MKRLLTLALSLLLVFMLAACGQAETDHTENTLAEIPEQFILIEGGAFLMGSPESEAWRGEDEAQHEVAVSDFYICRYELTQAEYEEVTGSNPSSFTGEYRETTVEIGSFFPNKFGLYDMHGNVSEWVWDYYGAYEPGEQTDPTGPAEESLRIYRGGGSSDTIFSAAAGPVLK is encoded by the coding sequence ATGAAACGATTGCTGACACTTGCCCTGTCGCTGCTGCTGGTATTTATGCTGGCGGCCTGCGGCCAGGCGGAAACGGATCATACAGAGAATACATTGGCGGAGATTCCCGAACAATTCATATTGATTGAGGGCGGGGCCTTTTTGATGGGAAGCCCGGAGTCGGAGGCCTGGAGAGGTGAGGATGAAGCGCAGCACGAAGTAGCAGTAAGCGATTTCTATATCTGCCGGTACGAGCTGACCCAGGCAGAGTATGAAGAAGTGACAGGCAGCAATCCCAGCAGCTTCACCGGAGAGTACAGGGAGACAACGGTTGAGATTGGCAGTTTCTTCCCGAATAAATTTGGCCTGTATGATATGCACGGAAACGTGAGCGAATGGGTGTGGGACTATTACGGCGCCTACGAACCCGGGGAACAGACAGACCCTACGGGCCCGGCGGAGGAATCCCTGCGCATATACCGGGGCGGGGGCAGCAGTGATACCATATTCTCTGCAGCCGCTGGCCCTGTTCTGAAATAG
- a CDS encoding LysR family transcriptional regulator, producing MELRVLQYYLAVTREQSISGAAESLHLSQPTLSRQLKDMEEELGKQLFIRSNRRITLTEEGMILRKRAEEILDLVGKTEREIAASDDVIEGDVYIGAAETDIVRLFGKAAQELQTQYPNIHYHISSGNIEFVLEQLDKGLIDLGLIYGPVDPQKYESREIPLQDTWGVLMRTDSPLAQKQTITPEDLWDKPLILSRQADPEVKWLKKDIAKLNVVATYNLVYNASLLVDEGLGYALSFDKLIYTDGNCSLCFRPLSPKLESTATLVWKRYQVFSRAASRFLLKMQEIVQ from the coding sequence ATGGAACTTCGCGTTTTACAGTATTACTTAGCCGTTACCAGAGAGCAAAGCATTTCCGGCGCTGCCGAATCGCTGCATCTCTCTCAGCCAACCCTTTCCCGCCAGTTAAAAGACATGGAGGAGGAACTGGGCAAACAGCTTTTCATCCGCAGCAACCGTAGGATTACACTGACGGAAGAGGGGATGATCCTGCGCAAGCGTGCGGAGGAAATTCTCGATCTGGTTGGGAAAACCGAACGGGAGATTGCCGCCTCCGATGATGTAATCGAAGGCGATGTCTACATTGGCGCCGCTGAAACAGATATTGTCCGTCTTTTCGGCAAAGCCGCACAGGAGCTCCAGACACAATATCCAAACATCCACTACCACATATCCAGCGGGAACATCGAGTTTGTACTGGAACAATTGGACAAAGGACTCATCGATCTGGGACTGATATATGGACCTGTTGATCCTCAAAAATATGAATCCAGAGAGATTCCGCTTCAAGACACATGGGGAGTATTGATGCGCACAGATTCTCCGCTTGCTCAGAAACAAACCATCACGCCGGAGGATCTGTGGGATAAACCGCTGATCCTCTCCCGTCAGGCGGACCCTGAAGTCAAATGGCTGAAAAAGGACATTGCCAAGTTGAATGTGGTGGCCACCTATAATCTGGTATACAATGCCTCGCTTCTGGTGGACGAAGGGCTGGGATATGCCCTGAGCTTTGACAAGCTGATCTATACCGACGGAAATTGCAGTCTTTGCTTCCGGCCGCTGTCTCCCAAGCTGGAATCCACCGCAACCCTTGTATGGAAGCGGTATCAGGTATTCTCCAGGGCGGCGTCCAGGTTCCTGTTGAAAATGCAGGAGATAGTGCAATAG
- a CDS encoding flavodoxin: MKKLLALALSVLMLTLSACGNTGTQTLEGPSEESSQINSRISDETQLPEKEESSNTAVTAESTEDASDDPAGEDTGKALVVYFSWSGNTETLAGEIQSQTGADLFELIPEEPYTDDYDTLLDIAQEEQRNDARPAISGSITGWENYEVIYVGYPNWWGDMPMILYSFFDEYDLSGKTIAPFCTSGGSGLSDTINSMRALEPDAVVLDGLHLGSSAASAPGSAVTQWLNGLGLTE; encoded by the coding sequence ATGAAGAAATTACTAGCTTTAGCACTGTCTGTTCTGATGCTGACCCTGTCTGCTTGTGGAAACACCGGCACTCAAACATTGGAGGGACCATCAGAGGAGTCTTCCCAGATCAACAGCCGCATTTCAGATGAAACCCAACTCCCGGAAAAGGAAGAAAGTTCAAATACTGCAGTGACGGCGGAATCCACAGAGGATGCGTCAGACGATCCCGCCGGGGAAGATACAGGAAAAGCACTGGTCGTCTATTTCTCCTGGTCCGGTAATACAGAGACCCTGGCCGGTGAAATCCAAAGCCAGACCGGCGCCGACTTATTTGAACTCATCCCGGAAGAGCCGTATACGGATGATTATGATACCCTCCTGGATATCGCACAGGAAGAGCAGAGGAATGATGCCCGGCCGGCTATTTCCGGCAGCATTACCGGGTGGGAGAATTATGAAGTGATCTATGTGGGTTACCCAAACTGGTGGGGAGATATGCCCATGATCCTTTACAGCTTTTTTGATGAGTATGATTTGTCTGGAAAAACCATCGCTCCTTTCTGCACCAGCGGAGGAAGCGGTCTTTCGGATACGATCAATTCTATGAGGGCGCTGGAGCCGGATGCCGTTGTTCTGGATGGGCTGCACCTTGGCAGTTCCGCCGCATCTGCCCCCGGCAGTGCTGTAACACAATGGCTGAATGGGCTGGGCTTGACAGAGTAA
- the queA gene encoding tRNA preQ1(34) S-adenosylmethionine ribosyltransferase-isomerase QueA: MNVKDFDYELPEELIAQDPLEDRSSSRLMTLDKRTGTVGHKIFRDIVDDLIPGDCLVINNTKVIPARLFGVKEDTGATIEVLLLKRKENNIWETLVKPGKKAKTGTVLSFGNGLLKGTVVEVVEEGNRLIQFSYDGIFEEILDELGQMPLPPYITHPLKDKNRYQTVYAKYDGSAAAPTAGLHFTKELLEEIKAKGVEIASVTLHVGLGTFRPVKVENVQDHHMHSEFFRIEPEEAEKINRAKEGGHRVISVGTTSCRTLESAADENGHIDAKSGWTEIFIYPGYKFKCIDALITNFHLPQSTLLMLVSALAGREHVLAAYEEAVKERYRFFSFGDAMYIG; this comes from the coding sequence ATGAATGTAAAGGATTTTGACTACGAGCTGCCGGAGGAACTCATTGCCCAGGATCCGCTGGAGGACAGGAGTTCTTCGCGGCTGATGACTCTGGATAAGCGCACGGGAACCGTCGGGCACAAGATATTCCGCGATATTGTGGATGATCTGATTCCCGGGGACTGCCTTGTCATCAATAATACGAAGGTAATTCCGGCCCGTCTGTTTGGCGTCAAGGAGGATACGGGGGCCACGATTGAAGTCCTGCTCCTGAAACGAAAGGAAAATAATATCTGGGAAACCTTGGTGAAGCCGGGAAAGAAAGCTAAGACTGGAACGGTGCTTTCTTTTGGAAATGGTCTGCTGAAGGGGACTGTAGTGGAGGTAGTTGAGGAAGGGAACCGGCTTATCCAATTCTCCTATGACGGGATATTTGAAGAGATACTGGATGAATTGGGCCAGATGCCGCTGCCTCCTTATATCACGCATCCGCTCAAGGATAAGAACCGTTATCAGACGGTGTATGCCAAATACGACGGATCTGCCGCCGCGCCTACGGCCGGCCTCCATTTCACAAAGGAGCTGCTGGAGGAGATCAAGGCCAAAGGAGTGGAAATCGCGAGCGTTACTCTCCATGTGGGGCTTGGGACCTTCCGGCCGGTCAAGGTGGAGAATGTCCAGGATCACCACATGCATTCGGAATTCTTCCGCATAGAGCCGGAGGAAGCGGAGAAGATCAATCGGGCAAAGGAGGGCGGCCATAGAGTGATCTCCGTAGGTACCACCAGCTGCCGGACCCTGGAGTCAGCGGCTGACGAGAACGGGCATATTGACGCGAAGAGCGGCTGGACGGAAATTTTCATATATCCGGGCTATAAGTTCAAGTGCATCGATGCGCTGATCACCAATTTCCATCTTCCTCAGTCAACGCTTCTGATGCTGGTGTCCGCCCTGGCAGGCAGAGAACATGTGCTGGCGGCATATGAAGAGGCGGTGAAGGAGAGGTATCGGTTCTTTAGCTTTGGAGATGCAATGTATATTGGGTGA
- a CDS encoding MerR family transcriptional regulator yields MTINEASERYQIPVEVLKEYESWGLCGAVKKVMGAWQYDEDDIQRLSMIMTLHDIGFSNEEVETYMRLLLEGDSTEEERMSMLSRKRDSALDEIHFKERQLDRLDYLRYKMKNAKKPEQ; encoded by the coding sequence ATGACAATCAACGAAGCGAGTGAACGATATCAAATCCCTGTGGAAGTATTGAAAGAGTACGAGAGCTGGGGACTGTGCGGTGCGGTTAAAAAAGTAATGGGGGCATGGCAGTATGACGAAGATGATATCCAGCGGCTGAGTATGATTATGACGCTGCATGATATAGGATTCAGTAATGAAGAGGTAGAGACTTACATGCGCCTGTTGCTGGAGGGAGACTCCACGGAGGAGGAACGGATGTCCATGCTGAGCCGAAAGCGGGACAGCGCGCTGGATGAGATTCATTTTAAAGAAAGGCAGCTGGACCGTCTGGATTATCTCCGGTATAAAATGAAAAACGCAAAGAAGCCAGAACAATAA
- a CDS encoding DUF4405 domain-containing protein: MKPKAVIKTVIDIWMTAALLFLMGYQFWGDMAHEWAGAGIFLLFIAHHLLNRNWYKGLFRGQYTPMRIFRLCVNLLTLSAMLALMYSSIVMSRHVFVFLPIEGGMSLARRLHILGAYWGFVLMSLHLGLHWSMFVGMARKGLKVQKSSRVRSALLFAVGLLIAAYGIYAFVGRDFVTYLFLQSEFVFLDYNERVHLFYLDYLALMGLFIFLSHYASKLLTAIGKRKRTQRKESLKRFFAARRILKN; the protein is encoded by the coding sequence ATGAAACCAAAAGCTGTAATCAAGACCGTCATTGATATCTGGATGACGGCGGCCCTTCTTTTTTTGATGGGCTATCAGTTTTGGGGGGATATGGCACATGAATGGGCAGGAGCGGGAATCTTCCTCTTATTTATTGCACACCACCTGCTGAACCGGAACTGGTACAAGGGGCTCTTCAGGGGGCAGTATACTCCCATGCGCATCTTTCGTCTGTGCGTCAATCTTCTCACTCTTTCTGCCATGCTGGCCCTCATGTACAGCAGTATCGTCATGTCCCGCCATGTATTTGTTTTCCTGCCCATCGAGGGCGGGATGTCTCTGGCCAGGCGGCTGCATATCCTGGGGGCGTACTGGGGATTTGTGTTGATGAGCCTGCATCTGGGTCTGCACTGGAGTATGTTTGTTGGGATGGCCAGAAAAGGACTTAAAGTTCAGAAGTCCTCCAGGGTGCGGTCCGCCCTCCTGTTTGCGGTTGGGTTGCTGATTGCAGCTTATGGAATTTACGCGTTTGTCGGCCGGGATTTTGTGACCTATCTGTTTTTGCAGTCTGAATTCGTTTTTCTTGATTATAATGAACGCGTCCATCTGTTTTATCTGGATTATCTGGCGCTGATGGGGTTATTTATCTTTCTATCCCATTATGCTTCAAAGCTGTTGACGGCTATAGGGAAGAGAAAAAGAACACAGAGAAAAGAAAGCTTGAAACGATTCTTTGCGGCAAGGAGGATATTGAAAAATTGA
- a CDS encoding flavodoxin family protein — protein MKIFVIESSPHRKGSSNLLAENFMRGVKEAGHQVTVFDAAHADLHPCLGCEGCGMSGPCVQKDDMALIRKSLMETDLVVFVTPLYYFGLSAQLKMVIDRFYSFNGALTARRLKSVLLAAAWNGDDWTMKDIKNHYQTLCSYLNFRDQGMVLGTGCGTPDMTKRTKFPQEAYELGKRIGG, from the coding sequence ATGAAGATATTTGTAATCGAGAGCAGCCCGCACCGGAAGGGCTCTTCCAACCTGTTGGCCGAGAATTTTATGCGCGGCGTCAAAGAAGCCGGCCATCAGGTCACGGTATTTGACGCAGCCCATGCGGACCTGCATCCCTGTCTGGGATGCGAGGGCTGCGGCATGTCCGGGCCGTGCGTCCAGAAAGATGATATGGCATTGATTCGAAAAAGCCTGATGGAAACAGATTTAGTGGTGTTTGTGACTCCGCTTTACTATTTTGGCCTTTCTGCGCAGCTTAAAATGGTCATCGACCGGTTTTACAGCTTCAATGGGGCATTGACTGCCAGGCGGCTGAAGTCGGTGCTTCTTGCGGCGGCGTGGAACGGGGATGACTGGACCATGAAGGATATCAAAAACCATTATCAAACCCTGTGCAGTTATCTGAATTTCCGGGACCAGGGAATGGTGCTGGGAACCGGCTGCGGGACCCCTGACATGACAAAAAGAACAAAATTCCCCCAGGAGGCGTATGAGCTGGGTAAAAGAATAGGCGGGTGA
- a CDS encoding SH3 domain-containing protein codes for MDELKSWQKKPDSDEQKKSGSSRRRRKKRNPFVEFLQLYGKYIILALVAILVVVTVIIVVGKVKKNGKDKETTVIDLSSSASPEQGGTLEKDAHPEINALVNSYFTAVQNCDVSALAKLVDSTESISEEQLKAEKEFVESYQNMVCYTLNGLVDGTYIVYVSYDMKFLNVETPAPCLIRLYVCTNDAGDIYIYNQDVDNEIAAYMEEVNTREDVKALLKETDDKLTEAMAGDEALNALVTKLYGNEQDNNGESSSETTGSSESSSADNSVFTDVDETVYAKENVKVRKTPDANGEVAGSLAGGQSVHRTGYNDGWSRVEFNGETCYVAAGYLTATAPESQAQGDGFTEVDETVYAKETVRIRKTPDVNGEVAGSLLTGESIKRTGYNDSWSRVIYEGETCYIGAGYLTTAAPAESE; via the coding sequence ATGGACGAACTGAAATCTTGGCAGAAGAAACCGGACTCAGACGAACAGAAGAAAAGCGGGAGCTCCCGCCGAAGAAGAAAAAAACGGAATCCCTTTGTTGAGTTTCTGCAATTATATGGAAAATATATCATCCTGGCGCTGGTCGCTATTCTTGTGGTTGTGACAGTGATCATAGTTGTGGGAAAAGTAAAAAAGAACGGAAAAGATAAAGAAACCACGGTGATCGATTTAAGCAGCAGTGCTTCACCGGAACAGGGAGGCACGCTGGAAAAGGATGCGCATCCAGAGATCAATGCACTGGTAAATTCCTATTTTACCGCGGTCCAGAACTGCGATGTGAGTGCCCTGGCAAAGCTTGTGGATTCTACAGAGTCCATCTCGGAGGAGCAGCTGAAGGCTGAGAAAGAATTTGTTGAGAGCTACCAGAACATGGTATGTTATACACTGAACGGTCTTGTGGACGGTACTTATATTGTTTATGTGTCTTATGATATGAAATTCCTGAATGTGGAGACGCCGGCACCCTGCCTGATTCGTTTGTATGTCTGTACCAATGACGCGGGGGACATTTATATCTACAATCAGGACGTGGATAATGAGATCGCCGCCTATATGGAGGAAGTAAATACTAGAGAAGACGTAAAGGCCCTTTTAAAGGAAACGGATGATAAGCTGACGGAAGCGATGGCCGGCGACGAGGCGCTGAACGCGCTGGTGACGAAACTGTATGGCAATGAACAGGATAACAACGGGGAATCTTCATCGGAGACGACAGGTTCTTCGGAGTCCTCGTCTGCCGATAATAGTGTGTTTACCGATGTGGATGAGACTGTTTATGCGAAGGAAAATGTCAAGGTCAGAAAGACACCGGATGCCAACGGGGAAGTGGCCGGATCTCTGGCGGGAGGCCAGTCGGTTCATCGAACCGGCTATAATGACGGCTGGAGCCGTGTGGAGTTTAATGGTGAGACCTGCTATGTTGCCGCCGGTTATCTTACGGCGACAGCCCCTGAAAGCCAGGCACAGGGAGACGGCTTTACAGAAGTAGATGAGACAGTCTATGCAAAAGAGACCGTGCGTATCCGGAAGACGCCGGATGTCAATGGAGAGGTAGCCGGTTCCCTTCTGACAGGCGAGTCCATAAAGCGGACAGGCTATAATGACAGCTGGAGCCGGGTCATCTATGAGGGTGAGACCTGCTATATCGGGGCCGGTTATCTGACTACGGCGGCTCCTGCAGAGTCCGAATAG
- a CDS encoding nitroreductase family protein, whose product MEFYEVIRGRFSCKKFDGRPVEKPQLDAILEAGRLAPTAKNLQEQHIYVVQSEKGLVKIDKMTPCRYGAVTVLVVAFDKNNVFTYPGEKRDSGVEDATIVAAHMMLAAKAEGVDSCWINFFDPDMVAKEFGLPENEEVLMMLDLGYAAEGAEPLASHSQRKEISETVTCI is encoded by the coding sequence ATGGAATTTTATGAGGTGATCAGGGGGCGTTTTTCCTGCAAAAAATTTGACGGCCGTCCGGTAGAGAAACCGCAGCTGGATGCCATTCTGGAAGCAGGGCGGCTTGCGCCAACCGCAAAGAATCTGCAGGAACAGCATATTTATGTGGTACAGTCCGAAAAAGGGCTTGTCAAAATTGATAAGATGACTCCATGTCGCTATGGTGCCGTTACAGTCTTAGTTGTAGCCTTCGATAAAAACAACGTCTTTACTTATCCGGGTGAAAAGCGGGATTCTGGCGTTGAGGATGCCACCATCGTGGCAGCGCACATGATGCTGGCAGCAAAAGCGGAGGGCGTGGACAGCTGTTGGATCAACTTCTTTGACCCGGACATGGTGGCTAAAGAATTCGGCCTGCCAGAGAATGAAGAAGTACTGATGATGCTGGACCTGGGATATGCGGCAGAGGGCGCCGAACCGCTCGCATCCCACAGCCAGCGCAAGGAGATTTCTGAGACTGTTACTTGTATCTAA
- a CDS encoding carcinine hydrolase/isopenicillin-N N-acyltransferase family protein: MKKRFLAVLMASLSIAMLVTGCSSSNDNQPDPSRGGGSAAESETEAEETAIALTSEIAKLEEGFSAVRFEGDDGFEAFLAAGGASSDGEVVEFLSSHLLADFDILGSLFGCSTIAVGSPEGDQLFGRNFDWQNCDALVVSSKPEEGYASISTVNMDFISQSGGAVGAVLKLNDVRTLAALYAPLDGMNEAGLAVSVNMIQDSATIDQNTDKTDITTTTAIRLLLNKAGNVEEALGLLEQYDMHASMGMMIHFALADTTGRSVVVEYVNNEMIVTETPVVTNFYLAEGEKNGIGTAQSHERFEILTQALSEKGTMSMHEVRDALDSVSKDNFGEFESTEWSAVFNLNNGTAHYYHRENYENCYVFQIG; this comes from the coding sequence ATGAAAAAAAGATTTCTTGCCGTTTTGATGGCGAGTCTATCCATAGCCATGCTGGTGACCGGGTGCAGCAGCTCAAATGATAACCAACCGGATCCATCCCGTGGCGGAGGGAGTGCGGCGGAAAGCGAAACGGAAGCTGAGGAAACAGCGATTGCACTAACCTCTGAAATAGCAAAGCTGGAGGAGGGATTCTCTGCGGTACGGTTTGAGGGCGATGATGGGTTTGAAGCGTTTCTCGCCGCAGGCGGCGCGTCCTCCGATGGGGAGGTCGTGGAGTTTTTGTCCTCCCACCTGCTGGCGGATTTCGATATTTTGGGCAGCCTGTTTGGATGCAGCACCATCGCGGTTGGGAGTCCCGAAGGCGACCAGCTCTTTGGACGTAATTTTGACTGGCAGAACTGCGACGCACTGGTGGTTTCATCCAAACCCGAGGAGGGCTACGCCTCCATTTCCACGGTGAATATGGATTTCATCAGCCAAAGCGGCGGCGCTGTCGGCGCGGTGCTGAAGCTTAATGACGTGCGGACGCTGGCCGCTCTCTACGCGCCGCTGGATGGTATGAACGAAGCCGGACTTGCCGTATCGGTCAACATGATCCAGGATTCCGCGACCATTGATCAGAATACGGACAAGACGGATATCACCACCACCACGGCCATCCGCCTGCTGCTGAACAAGGCCGGAAATGTGGAAGAGGCACTGGGGTTACTGGAGCAGTACGATATGCACGCCTCGATGGGAATGATGATCCATTTTGCGCTTGCGGATACCACTGGACGCAGCGTCGTAGTGGAATATGTAAACAATGAAATGATCGTGACCGAGACGCCGGTGGTGACGAACTTTTATCTGGCTGAAGGCGAGAAAAACGGGATCGGCACGGCTCAGTCTCATGAGCGGTTTGAGATATTGACACAGGCCCTTTCTGAAAAGGGAACAATGAGCATGCATGAGGTCCGGGACGCGCTGGACAGTGTGAGCAAGGACAACTTTGGCGAATTTGAATCCACCGAGTGGAGCGCCGTTTTCAATTTGAATAACGGCACAGCACACTATTACCACCGTGAAAATTATGAGAACTGCTATGTGTTTCAGATCGGATAA